A window of Numenius arquata chromosome 6, bNumArq3.hap1.1, whole genome shotgun sequence contains these coding sequences:
- the TRAF3 gene encoding TNF receptor-associated factor 3 isoform X5 has translation MDTSKKTEPPLSVEMVQQRANPDRSPSASIYVPEQGGYKEKFVNAVEDKYKCEKCHLILCNPKQTECGHRFCETCMNALLSSSSPKCTACQESIVKDKVFKDNCCRRELLALQIYCRNENKGCKEQLSLGQLLMHLKTDCQFEELSCPRADCKEKILRKDLPDHVEKTCKYRETTCKYCKSQVPMIMLQVALLQNESLEKNKSIQTLHNQICSFEIEIERQKEMLRNNESKILHLQRVIDSQAEKLKELDKEIRPFRQNWEEADSMKSSVESLQNRVTELESVDKTAGQGARNTSLLETQLSRHDQMLSVHDIRLADMDLRFQVLETASYNGVLIWKIRDYKRRKQEAVMGKTLSLYSQPFYTGYFGYKMCARVYLNGDGMGKGTHLSLFFVIMRGEYDALLPWPFKQKVTLMLMDQGPSRRHLGDAFKPDPNSSSFKKPTGEMNIASGCPVFVAQTVLENGTYIKDDTIFIKVIVDTSDLPDP, from the exons ATGGACACCAGTAAGAAGACAGAACCCCCTTTATCTGTAGAAATGGTACAACAAAGAGCCAATCCTGATCGCAGTCCTTCAGCATCGATTTATGTTCCAGAGCAAGGTGGCTACAAAGAGAAATTTGTAAATGCCGTGGAAGATAAGtataaatgtgaaaaatgtcaCCTCATCTTATGCAATCCTAAACAGACTGAATGTGGACACAGATTCTGCGAGACCTGCATGAATGCCTTGCTAAG ttctTCTAGTCCAAAATGTACAGCGTGTCAAGAAAGCATAGTAAAAGATAAG gtaTTTAAAGATAATTGTTGCAGGAGAGAACTACTTGCCCTTCAAATATactgcagaaatgaaaacaagggcTGTAAAGAACAACTATCTTTGGGTCAATTACTG atGCATTTGAAAACTGATTGTCAGTTTGAAGAACTCTCATGTCCTCGTGCTgattgcaaagaaaaaatactgagaaaagatTTGCCAGACCATGTAGAGAAGACCTGTAAATACCGGGAGACAACCTGTAAATACTGTAAAAGCCAAGTCCCAATGATTATGTTGCAG GTGGCCTTGCTCCAGAATGAGAGTTTGGAAAAGAACAAGAGTATTCAAACTTTACATAATCAGATTTGTAGCTTTGAAATAGAAATtgaaagacagaaggaaatgcTGCGGAATAATGAATCTAAAATACTTCACTTACAG CGAGTGATAGACAGTCAAGCAGAGAAGCTGAAAGAACTGGACAAAGAAATCCGTCCCTTCCGCCAGAACTGGGAGGAGGCTGACAGCATGAAGAGCAGTGTAGAATCCCTCCAGAACAGAGTGACTGAGCTGGAAAGTGTTGATAAAACTGCAGGGCAAGGAGCTCGAAATACAA GCCTGCTAGAGACACAGCTGAGCAGACATGATCAGATGCTGAGCGTTCACGATATTCGGCTGGCTGACATGGACCTCCGATTCCAAGTTTTAGAAACTGCCAGTTACAACGGAGTATTAATTTGGAAAATTCGAGATTATAAACGTCGGAAGCAAGAGGCAGTCATGGGGAAGACTCTGTCCTTGTACAGCCAACCCTTTTATACTGGATACTTTGGCTACAAGATGTGTGCCAGAGTTTACCTCAATGGAGATGGCATGGGAAAGGGGACGCACTTGTCGCTGTTTTTTGTCATAATGCGTGGAGAATACGATGCGTTGCTTCCTTGGCCGTTTAAACAGAAAGTGACTCTCATGTTAATGGATCAGGGACCGTCTCGGCGCCACTTAGGAGATGCTTTCAAGCCAGATCCAAACAGCAGCAGTTTCAAGAAGCCAACTGGAGAAATGAACATTGCGTCTGGCTGCCCGGTCTTTGTGGCTCAAACTGTTCTAGAGAATGGAACGTATATTAAAGATGatactatttttattaaagtCATAGTGGATACATCGGATCTACCAGACCCCTGA
- the TRAF3 gene encoding TNF receptor-associated factor 3 isoform X1, translating to MDTSKKTEPPLSVEMVQQRANPDRSPSASIYVPEQGGYKEKFVNAVEDKYKCEKCHLILCNPKQTECGHRFCETCMNALLSSSSPKCTACQESIVKDKVFKDNCCRRELLALQIYCRNENKGCKEQLSLGQLLMHLKTDCQFEELSCPRADCKEKILRKDLPDHVEKTCKYRETTCKYCKSQVPMIMLQKHEDTDCPCVMVSCPHKCSVKTLMRSELNAHLSECINAPSTCSFKRYGCTFQGTNQQIKAHEASSAVQHVNLLKEWSNALENKVALLQNESLEKNKSIQTLHNQICSFEIEIERQKEMLRNNESKILHLQRVIDSQAEKLKELDKEIRPFRQNWEEADSMKSSVESLQNRVTELESVDKTAGQGARNTSLLETQLSRHDQMLSVHDIRLADMDLRFQVLETASYNGVLIWKIRDYKRRKQEAVMGKTLSLYSQPFYTGYFGYKMCARVYLNGDGMGKGTHLSLFFVIMRGEYDALLPWPFKQKVTLMLMDQGPSRRHLGDAFKPDPNSSSFKKPTGEMNIASGCPVFVAQTVLENGTYIKDDTIFIKVIVDTSDLPDP from the exons ATGGACACCAGTAAGAAGACAGAACCCCCTTTATCTGTAGAAATGGTACAACAAAGAGCCAATCCTGATCGCAGTCCTTCAGCATCGATTTATGTTCCAGAGCAAGGTGGCTACAAAGAGAAATTTGTAAATGCCGTGGAAGATAAGtataaatgtgaaaaatgtcaCCTCATCTTATGCAATCCTAAACAGACTGAATGTGGACACAGATTCTGCGAGACCTGCATGAATGCCTTGCTAAG ttctTCTAGTCCAAAATGTACAGCGTGTCAAGAAAGCATAGTAAAAGATAAG gtaTTTAAAGATAATTGTTGCAGGAGAGAACTACTTGCCCTTCAAATATactgcagaaatgaaaacaagggcTGTAAAGAACAACTATCTTTGGGTCAATTACTG atGCATTTGAAAACTGATTGTCAGTTTGAAGAACTCTCATGTCCTCGTGCTgattgcaaagaaaaaatactgagaaaagatTTGCCAGACCATGTAGAGAAGACCTGTAAATACCGGGAGACAACCTGTAAATACTGTAAAAGCCAAGTCCCAATGATTATGTTGCAG AAACATGAAGATACAGACTGCCCGTGTGTCATGGTTTCATGTCCTCATAAATGTAGTGTTAAAACACTCATGAGGAGCGAG TTGAATGCACATTTGTCAGAATGTATTAATGCCCCAAGTACCTGTAGTTTTAAGCGTTATGGCTGCACTTTTCAG GGAACAAACCAACAAATTAAAGCACATGAAGCCAGCTCAGCAGTGCAGCATGTTAACTTATTGAAAGAGTGGAGCAATgctctagaaaataag GTGGCCTTGCTCCAGAATGAGAGTTTGGAAAAGAACAAGAGTATTCAAACTTTACATAATCAGATTTGTAGCTTTGAAATAGAAATtgaaagacagaaggaaatgcTGCGGAATAATGAATCTAAAATACTTCACTTACAG CGAGTGATAGACAGTCAAGCAGAGAAGCTGAAAGAACTGGACAAAGAAATCCGTCCCTTCCGCCAGAACTGGGAGGAGGCTGACAGCATGAAGAGCAGTGTAGAATCCCTCCAGAACAGAGTGACTGAGCTGGAAAGTGTTGATAAAACTGCAGGGCAAGGAGCTCGAAATACAA GCCTGCTAGAGACACAGCTGAGCAGACATGATCAGATGCTGAGCGTTCACGATATTCGGCTGGCTGACATGGACCTCCGATTCCAAGTTTTAGAAACTGCCAGTTACAACGGAGTATTAATTTGGAAAATTCGAGATTATAAACGTCGGAAGCAAGAGGCAGTCATGGGGAAGACTCTGTCCTTGTACAGCCAACCCTTTTATACTGGATACTTTGGCTACAAGATGTGTGCCAGAGTTTACCTCAATGGAGATGGCATGGGAAAGGGGACGCACTTGTCGCTGTTTTTTGTCATAATGCGTGGAGAATACGATGCGTTGCTTCCTTGGCCGTTTAAACAGAAAGTGACTCTCATGTTAATGGATCAGGGACCGTCTCGGCGCCACTTAGGAGATGCTTTCAAGCCAGATCCAAACAGCAGCAGTTTCAAGAAGCCAACTGGAGAAATGAACATTGCGTCTGGCTGCCCGGTCTTTGTGGCTCAAACTGTTCTAGAGAATGGAACGTATATTAAAGATGatactatttttattaaagtCATAGTGGATACATCGGATCTACCAGACCCCTGA
- the TRAF3 gene encoding TNF receptor-associated factor 3 isoform X3, whose protein sequence is MDTSKKTEPPLSVEMVQQRANPDRSPSASIYVPEQGGYKEKFVNAVEDKYKCEKCHLILCNPKQTECGHRFCETCMNALLSSSSPKCTACQESIVKDKVFKDNCCRRELLALQIYCRNENKGCKEQLSLGQLLMHLKTDCQFEELSCPRADCKEKILRKDLPDHVEKTCKYRETTCKYCKSQVPMIMLQLNAHLSECINAPSTCSFKRYGCTFQGTNQQIKAHEASSAVQHVNLLKEWSNALENKVALLQNESLEKNKSIQTLHNQICSFEIEIERQKEMLRNNESKILHLQRVIDSQAEKLKELDKEIRPFRQNWEEADSMKSSVESLQNRVTELESVDKTAGQGARNTSLLETQLSRHDQMLSVHDIRLADMDLRFQVLETASYNGVLIWKIRDYKRRKQEAVMGKTLSLYSQPFYTGYFGYKMCARVYLNGDGMGKGTHLSLFFVIMRGEYDALLPWPFKQKVTLMLMDQGPSRRHLGDAFKPDPNSSSFKKPTGEMNIASGCPVFVAQTVLENGTYIKDDTIFIKVIVDTSDLPDP, encoded by the exons ATGGACACCAGTAAGAAGACAGAACCCCCTTTATCTGTAGAAATGGTACAACAAAGAGCCAATCCTGATCGCAGTCCTTCAGCATCGATTTATGTTCCAGAGCAAGGTGGCTACAAAGAGAAATTTGTAAATGCCGTGGAAGATAAGtataaatgtgaaaaatgtcaCCTCATCTTATGCAATCCTAAACAGACTGAATGTGGACACAGATTCTGCGAGACCTGCATGAATGCCTTGCTAAG ttctTCTAGTCCAAAATGTACAGCGTGTCAAGAAAGCATAGTAAAAGATAAG gtaTTTAAAGATAATTGTTGCAGGAGAGAACTACTTGCCCTTCAAATATactgcagaaatgaaaacaagggcTGTAAAGAACAACTATCTTTGGGTCAATTACTG atGCATTTGAAAACTGATTGTCAGTTTGAAGAACTCTCATGTCCTCGTGCTgattgcaaagaaaaaatactgagaaaagatTTGCCAGACCATGTAGAGAAGACCTGTAAATACCGGGAGACAACCTGTAAATACTGTAAAAGCCAAGTCCCAATGATTATGTTGCAG TTGAATGCACATTTGTCAGAATGTATTAATGCCCCAAGTACCTGTAGTTTTAAGCGTTATGGCTGCACTTTTCAG GGAACAAACCAACAAATTAAAGCACATGAAGCCAGCTCAGCAGTGCAGCATGTTAACTTATTGAAAGAGTGGAGCAATgctctagaaaataag GTGGCCTTGCTCCAGAATGAGAGTTTGGAAAAGAACAAGAGTATTCAAACTTTACATAATCAGATTTGTAGCTTTGAAATAGAAATtgaaagacagaaggaaatgcTGCGGAATAATGAATCTAAAATACTTCACTTACAG CGAGTGATAGACAGTCAAGCAGAGAAGCTGAAAGAACTGGACAAAGAAATCCGTCCCTTCCGCCAGAACTGGGAGGAGGCTGACAGCATGAAGAGCAGTGTAGAATCCCTCCAGAACAGAGTGACTGAGCTGGAAAGTGTTGATAAAACTGCAGGGCAAGGAGCTCGAAATACAA GCCTGCTAGAGACACAGCTGAGCAGACATGATCAGATGCTGAGCGTTCACGATATTCGGCTGGCTGACATGGACCTCCGATTCCAAGTTTTAGAAACTGCCAGTTACAACGGAGTATTAATTTGGAAAATTCGAGATTATAAACGTCGGAAGCAAGAGGCAGTCATGGGGAAGACTCTGTCCTTGTACAGCCAACCCTTTTATACTGGATACTTTGGCTACAAGATGTGTGCCAGAGTTTACCTCAATGGAGATGGCATGGGAAAGGGGACGCACTTGTCGCTGTTTTTTGTCATAATGCGTGGAGAATACGATGCGTTGCTTCCTTGGCCGTTTAAACAGAAAGTGACTCTCATGTTAATGGATCAGGGACCGTCTCGGCGCCACTTAGGAGATGCTTTCAAGCCAGATCCAAACAGCAGCAGTTTCAAGAAGCCAACTGGAGAAATGAACATTGCGTCTGGCTGCCCGGTCTTTGTGGCTCAAACTGTTCTAGAGAATGGAACGTATATTAAAGATGatactatttttattaaagtCATAGTGGATACATCGGATCTACCAGACCCCTGA
- the TRAF3 gene encoding TNF receptor-associated factor 3 isoform X2, whose amino-acid sequence MDTSKKTEPPLSVEMVQQRANPDRSPSASIYVPEQGGYKEKFVNAVEDKYKCEKCHLILCNPKQTECGHRFCETCMNALLSSSSPKCTACQESIVKDKVFKDNCCRRELLALQIYCRNENKGCKEQLSLGQLLMHLKTDCQFEELSCPRADCKEKILRKDLPDHVEKTCKYRETTCKYCKSQVPMIMLQKHEDTDCPCVMVSCPHKCSVKTLMRSEGTNQQIKAHEASSAVQHVNLLKEWSNALENKVALLQNESLEKNKSIQTLHNQICSFEIEIERQKEMLRNNESKILHLQRVIDSQAEKLKELDKEIRPFRQNWEEADSMKSSVESLQNRVTELESVDKTAGQGARNTSLLETQLSRHDQMLSVHDIRLADMDLRFQVLETASYNGVLIWKIRDYKRRKQEAVMGKTLSLYSQPFYTGYFGYKMCARVYLNGDGMGKGTHLSLFFVIMRGEYDALLPWPFKQKVTLMLMDQGPSRRHLGDAFKPDPNSSSFKKPTGEMNIASGCPVFVAQTVLENGTYIKDDTIFIKVIVDTSDLPDP is encoded by the exons ATGGACACCAGTAAGAAGACAGAACCCCCTTTATCTGTAGAAATGGTACAACAAAGAGCCAATCCTGATCGCAGTCCTTCAGCATCGATTTATGTTCCAGAGCAAGGTGGCTACAAAGAGAAATTTGTAAATGCCGTGGAAGATAAGtataaatgtgaaaaatgtcaCCTCATCTTATGCAATCCTAAACAGACTGAATGTGGACACAGATTCTGCGAGACCTGCATGAATGCCTTGCTAAG ttctTCTAGTCCAAAATGTACAGCGTGTCAAGAAAGCATAGTAAAAGATAAG gtaTTTAAAGATAATTGTTGCAGGAGAGAACTACTTGCCCTTCAAATATactgcagaaatgaaaacaagggcTGTAAAGAACAACTATCTTTGGGTCAATTACTG atGCATTTGAAAACTGATTGTCAGTTTGAAGAACTCTCATGTCCTCGTGCTgattgcaaagaaaaaatactgagaaaagatTTGCCAGACCATGTAGAGAAGACCTGTAAATACCGGGAGACAACCTGTAAATACTGTAAAAGCCAAGTCCCAATGATTATGTTGCAG AAACATGAAGATACAGACTGCCCGTGTGTCATGGTTTCATGTCCTCATAAATGTAGTGTTAAAACACTCATGAGGAGCGAG GGAACAAACCAACAAATTAAAGCACATGAAGCCAGCTCAGCAGTGCAGCATGTTAACTTATTGAAAGAGTGGAGCAATgctctagaaaataag GTGGCCTTGCTCCAGAATGAGAGTTTGGAAAAGAACAAGAGTATTCAAACTTTACATAATCAGATTTGTAGCTTTGAAATAGAAATtgaaagacagaaggaaatgcTGCGGAATAATGAATCTAAAATACTTCACTTACAG CGAGTGATAGACAGTCAAGCAGAGAAGCTGAAAGAACTGGACAAAGAAATCCGTCCCTTCCGCCAGAACTGGGAGGAGGCTGACAGCATGAAGAGCAGTGTAGAATCCCTCCAGAACAGAGTGACTGAGCTGGAAAGTGTTGATAAAACTGCAGGGCAAGGAGCTCGAAATACAA GCCTGCTAGAGACACAGCTGAGCAGACATGATCAGATGCTGAGCGTTCACGATATTCGGCTGGCTGACATGGACCTCCGATTCCAAGTTTTAGAAACTGCCAGTTACAACGGAGTATTAATTTGGAAAATTCGAGATTATAAACGTCGGAAGCAAGAGGCAGTCATGGGGAAGACTCTGTCCTTGTACAGCCAACCCTTTTATACTGGATACTTTGGCTACAAGATGTGTGCCAGAGTTTACCTCAATGGAGATGGCATGGGAAAGGGGACGCACTTGTCGCTGTTTTTTGTCATAATGCGTGGAGAATACGATGCGTTGCTTCCTTGGCCGTTTAAACAGAAAGTGACTCTCATGTTAATGGATCAGGGACCGTCTCGGCGCCACTTAGGAGATGCTTTCAAGCCAGATCCAAACAGCAGCAGTTTCAAGAAGCCAACTGGAGAAATGAACATTGCGTCTGGCTGCCCGGTCTTTGTGGCTCAAACTGTTCTAGAGAATGGAACGTATATTAAAGATGatactatttttattaaagtCATAGTGGATACATCGGATCTACCAGACCCCTGA
- the TRAF3 gene encoding TNF receptor-associated factor 3 isoform X4, whose product MDTSKKTEPPLSVEMVQQRANPDRSPSASIYVPEQGGYKEKFVNAVEDKYKCEKCHLILCNPKQTECGHRFCETCMNALLSSSSPKCTACQESIVKDKVFKDNCCRRELLALQIYCRNENKGCKEQLSLGQLLMHLKTDCQFEELSCPRADCKEKILRKDLPDHVEKTCKYRETTCKYCKSQVPMIMLQKHEDTDCPCVMVSCPHKCSVKTLMRSELNAHLSECINAPSTCSFKRYGCTFQGTNQQIKAHEASSAVQHVNLLKEWSNALENKRVIDSQAEKLKELDKEIRPFRQNWEEADSMKSSVESLQNRVTELESVDKTAGQGARNTSLLETQLSRHDQMLSVHDIRLADMDLRFQVLETASYNGVLIWKIRDYKRRKQEAVMGKTLSLYSQPFYTGYFGYKMCARVYLNGDGMGKGTHLSLFFVIMRGEYDALLPWPFKQKVTLMLMDQGPSRRHLGDAFKPDPNSSSFKKPTGEMNIASGCPVFVAQTVLENGTYIKDDTIFIKVIVDTSDLPDP is encoded by the exons ATGGACACCAGTAAGAAGACAGAACCCCCTTTATCTGTAGAAATGGTACAACAAAGAGCCAATCCTGATCGCAGTCCTTCAGCATCGATTTATGTTCCAGAGCAAGGTGGCTACAAAGAGAAATTTGTAAATGCCGTGGAAGATAAGtataaatgtgaaaaatgtcaCCTCATCTTATGCAATCCTAAACAGACTGAATGTGGACACAGATTCTGCGAGACCTGCATGAATGCCTTGCTAAG ttctTCTAGTCCAAAATGTACAGCGTGTCAAGAAAGCATAGTAAAAGATAAG gtaTTTAAAGATAATTGTTGCAGGAGAGAACTACTTGCCCTTCAAATATactgcagaaatgaaaacaagggcTGTAAAGAACAACTATCTTTGGGTCAATTACTG atGCATTTGAAAACTGATTGTCAGTTTGAAGAACTCTCATGTCCTCGTGCTgattgcaaagaaaaaatactgagaaaagatTTGCCAGACCATGTAGAGAAGACCTGTAAATACCGGGAGACAACCTGTAAATACTGTAAAAGCCAAGTCCCAATGATTATGTTGCAG AAACATGAAGATACAGACTGCCCGTGTGTCATGGTTTCATGTCCTCATAAATGTAGTGTTAAAACACTCATGAGGAGCGAG TTGAATGCACATTTGTCAGAATGTATTAATGCCCCAAGTACCTGTAGTTTTAAGCGTTATGGCTGCACTTTTCAG GGAACAAACCAACAAATTAAAGCACATGAAGCCAGCTCAGCAGTGCAGCATGTTAACTTATTGAAAGAGTGGAGCAATgctctagaaaataag CGAGTGATAGACAGTCAAGCAGAGAAGCTGAAAGAACTGGACAAAGAAATCCGTCCCTTCCGCCAGAACTGGGAGGAGGCTGACAGCATGAAGAGCAGTGTAGAATCCCTCCAGAACAGAGTGACTGAGCTGGAAAGTGTTGATAAAACTGCAGGGCAAGGAGCTCGAAATACAA GCCTGCTAGAGACACAGCTGAGCAGACATGATCAGATGCTGAGCGTTCACGATATTCGGCTGGCTGACATGGACCTCCGATTCCAAGTTTTAGAAACTGCCAGTTACAACGGAGTATTAATTTGGAAAATTCGAGATTATAAACGTCGGAAGCAAGAGGCAGTCATGGGGAAGACTCTGTCCTTGTACAGCCAACCCTTTTATACTGGATACTTTGGCTACAAGATGTGTGCCAGAGTTTACCTCAATGGAGATGGCATGGGAAAGGGGACGCACTTGTCGCTGTTTTTTGTCATAATGCGTGGAGAATACGATGCGTTGCTTCCTTGGCCGTTTAAACAGAAAGTGACTCTCATGTTAATGGATCAGGGACCGTCTCGGCGCCACTTAGGAGATGCTTTCAAGCCAGATCCAAACAGCAGCAGTTTCAAGAAGCCAACTGGAGAAATGAACATTGCGTCTGGCTGCCCGGTCTTTGTGGCTCAAACTGTTCTAGAGAATGGAACGTATATTAAAGATGatactatttttattaaagtCATAGTGGATACATCGGATCTACCAGACCCCTGA